The sequence below is a genomic window from Campylobacter ornithocola.
CAATGAAGATGTGCATTTTGCTGATACTGTAAAAGGATCAGATTGGGGTTGTGATCAAGAAGTTGCAAGAATGTTTGCACAAACTGCTCCAAAAGCTGTACGTGAACTTGCTGCTTGGGGTGTGCCTTGGACTAGGGTTACAAAAGGACCTAGAACTGTAGTTATCAATGCTCAAAAAACTACCATCGAAGAAAAAGAAGAAGCACATGGTTTAATTAATGCAAGAGACTTTGGTGGTACTAAAAAATGGAGAACATGTTACATCGCTGATGCAACAGGGCATTGTATGTTATATGGTGTTGCAAATGAAGCAATTAAACATCAAGTTAAAATCATCGACAGGATGGAAGCGGTAAGAATTATCCATGATGGTAAAAAATGTCTAGGGGCTATTGCTAGAGATTTAACTAATGGAGAATTAATTGCTTATGTTGCTAGAGGAACTATGATTGCAACAGGTGGTTATGGTAGAATTTATAAACAAACTACAAATGCTGTTATTTGTGAAGGTACAGGAGCTGCTATCGCACTTGAAACTGGACTTTGCAGACTTTCAAATATGGAAGCAGTACAATTTCACCCAACTCCAATTGTACCAAGTGGTATCTTACTAACTGAAGGTTGTAGGGGTGATGGTGGTATCTTAAGAGATGTTGATGGTTACCGCTTTATGCCTGATTATGAACCTGAGAAAAAAGAACTTGCAAGTAGAGACGTTGTAAGTCGTAGAATGATGGAGCATATTAGAAAAGGAAAAGGTGTAAAAAGCCCTTATGGAGATCACTTATGGCTTGATATTTCAATTCTTGGTCGTGCTCATGTTGAAAAAAATCTTCGTGATGTTCAAGATATCTGTAAAACATTTAATGGTATTGATCCTGCTGATGAGGGTCCAAAAGGTTGGGCACCAGTTTTACCTATGCAACATTATTCAATGGGTGGTATTAGAACTAAACCAACCGGTGAAAGTCAATGGTTAAATGGTCTTTTTGCATGCGGTGAAGCAGCTTGCTGGGATATGCATGGATTTAATCGTTTAGGTGGAAATTCATGTTCAGAAACTGTTGTTGCAGGTATGATTGTAGGGGATTATTTTGCACAATATTGTAAAGAAAATGGTAATGATATTGATACAAATATAGTTAAATCTTTCCTTTCTAAAGAGTATGATTATTTAAAATCTCTTGTAAGCAAAGAAGGAAAACATGATGTATTTGAAATCAAAAACAGAATGAAAGACATTATGTGGGAAAAAGTAGCTATTTTTAGAACAGGCCAAGGTCTTGAAGAGGCTGTTAAAGAATTAGAAGAGTTATATCAAAAATCACTTGATTTAAAAGTACACGATAAAGAATTAAAATGTGCGAATCCAGAACTTGAAGAAGCTTATAGGGTTCCAAGAATGCTAAAAATTGCTTTATGTGTTGCTTATGGAGCACTTTTAAGAACAGAAAGCCGTGGAGCTCATTATAGAGAAGATTATCCAAAAAGAGATGACTTAAACTGGATGAAAAGAACAAATACTTACTGGGTAGAAGGTGAAAGTATGCCTAGAGTTGAGTATGAAGATCTTGACATTATGAAAATGGAAATTCCACCTGCATTTAGAGGTTATGGTGCTAAAGGAAATATTATTGAAAACCCATTAAGCGAGAAACGCCAAGCTGAAGTTGATGCTATCCGTGAAAAAATGGAAGCAGAGGGCAAAGGAAGATATGAAATTCAACATGCTTTAATGCCTTATGAATTACAAGCTAAATTTAAAGCACCAAATCAAAGAATAGGAGTTGATTATGAGTAGAAAATTAACAATAAGAGCATTTAAATACAATCCATTAAGTAAAATTTCTAAGCCTCATTTTGTTACTTATGAGCTTGAAGAAACTCCATTTATGACCATTTTTGTGTGCTTAACTCAAATCAGAGAAAAAATGGATGCAGATTTGAGTTTTGACTTTGTATGTAGAGCAGGAATTTGTGGAAGTTGTGCTATGATGATCAATGGTAAACCAAAACTTGCTTGTAAAACATTGACAAAAGATTATCCAGATGGCGTTATAGAGCTTATGCCTTTACCAGCATTTAGACACATCAAAGATTTAAGTGTTAATACAGGTGAATGGTTTGATGGTATGTGTAAACGTGTTGAGAGTTGGGTACATAATGAAAAAGAAACAGACATTTCTAAACTTGAAGAGCGTATTGAGCCAGAAGTTGCTGATGAGACTTTCGAGCTTGATCGTTGTATAGAGTGTGGAATTTGTGTTGCTTCTTGTGCGACTAAGTTAATGAGACCTGACTTTATCGCAGCTACTGGACTTTTAAGAACAGCTAGATATTTACAAGATCCACATGATCATAGAACCATAGAAGATTTTTATGAATTAGTGGGTGATGATGATGGTGTGTTTGGATGTATGTCTTTACTTGCATGTGAAGATAATTGTCCAAAAGAACTACCTTTACAAAGCAAAATCGCTTATATGAGAAGACAGCTTGTCGCTCAAAGAAACAAATAATCCTAGCCCCCAAGAAAAGGGGGCTCTTAAAACCTTACTAAAACAAATTTGGCAAAATCATAATGTTTATCTTGACACAAATACACTTTTTGATGAAAGTTTAATTGATACTCAAAAAGCAGCAATTATTTTAAGTACTAATCTTGATAATTATGAAAGATTTGGTGCTTTAAATGAATTTAAAAGTTTAATGAAAAGTTTAAACTTACGCTTAGATCTTTATGGTATACAGTATGCACAGGTTTGTTTTATTAATGCTTTAAATTTGGGAATTTTAGATAAAAATGAGCTTTTAAAAGCCTTAGAAGAACTTCAAAAAATTACTAATAATTCTTTAATTTATACCTTTATATCTAGGCAAAAAGTTATTCAAAAAGATTACAAGCAAGAAGTTAAAAACTCACATCAAACACTAGATCTTATTAATCAAAACTTACAAGAGCTTTGTGAAGATGAAAAAGTTCAAAAACTCTTACAAGAAGCTTTGGTTAAATTTAGTAATATTGATTTTTCTATCGCAGTAACGGGTGTGGTAAATGCAGGTAAATCAAGTATGCTAAATGCACTTTTAAAAAAAGATTTTCTAGGTGTATCTAATGTACCTGAAACTGCAAATTTGAGTGTTTTAAAATATGGCAAAGAACAAAAAGCTAAGATATATTTTTGGAGTGAAGAAGAATGGCAAGATATTTTAAAAAGCTCTAAAGATAATCAAGACATGCAAGAGCTTATAAAACAACTTGAACAAAATTTTAATCTAAATGAGTATATTGAAAAAGAAAATAAAAATATAGAAATAAAAATTGAAGAATTAAAAAATTACACTAGTGCAAAAAATAAAATTTCAGCACTTATTAAAAAAATAGAGCTTTTTGCATCGCTTGATTTTTTAAAAGATAATGTTTGTATAGTTGATACTCCAGGACTTGATGATATGATCATCCAAAGAGAGCTTTTAACAAAAGCTTATATAAGCAAAGCTGACTTTTTAATCCACCTTATGAATGCTTCTCAAAGTCTTAGTCAAAAAGATTGTGATTTTATTATAGAATGTTTGCTAACTTCAAGAGTAAGTAAGCTTTTGATTGTACTTACTAAAGCTGATTTACTTAGTCAAAAAGACTTGCAAGAAGTGATTAGTTATACTAAAAATAAGCTCAAAGAAAATTTAGCACAAAAGCAGCTTAGCCAAGAATTATTAGATAATGTAGATTTTGTGTGTATTTCTTCAAAACTAGCTAATGATTTTTATCAAAAAAGAGGTGGAAATTTAGAACAAAGTAATATTTTAACACTAGAAGAACTTATAGCTAAAAGCTTATATGATAAAAACAAAATTGCTCTAAGTGCTTATAAAAAAGAATTATTATTACATTTAGAAAAAATAGAAGAAAAAATTAAATTTTCTAATAAAATGCTAAATTATGAAAGCTTTGAGCTTGATAAGCAAAATCAAACTATTATCAATGATTTTAAAACAAAAAAAGAAAAATTAACGCAAGTAAAAGCAGAGTTAAGTGCTATTTTTAACAAAAAAGATGAAAATACTCAAGAAATTCTAACGCTTTTGTATTTACTAGCTAAGAAATTAAAAGAAAAACTTATAGATGAGCTAAAATATAATCAAAATAATAAAATCAAAAATAACACTCAAAGATTAAATACTATCATCGATACGACTTTAAAAGATGGAATTTTTGATCTTTTAAGAGAGTTAAAACAGCAAAGTGAGTATAAGATCAATGAGCTTAAAACCACACTAAGCGTGAAATATGATTTTTTAAAAGCTATTTTAGAGCAAAATTGTGATGATTTTAAAAGTAAGGTTGAAGCAAAAATAGAAGGTATTTTCACTAATGATCTTTTTATGACACTAAAAGCAGAGCTTTTAAAAAATTTAGAGTCCACTCAAGATATTTATAAACTAGAAAGTTTTTTAGAAAATCAAATTTTAGAAAAATTACAAACATTTAATATAGAAAAAATTGCCCTAGATTTAAAAAATAATCAAGAATTTTTTGCTAATTTGGAGCTTAGTTTAAATTTATACGAAAAAGAGCAAGAAGATCAAATCAAAGACTTAAAAGACCTGATTTTACAAATAGAACAAAATGAACAAAATTCCAAAGAGCTCTTAGAAAAAAATAATATAAAATTACAAAGTTTAAAGACTATAAAAACGGAGCTTTTAAATGCAAAATGATTTGATTAATGATTTTTTAAAAGCTTATGAAAATGCTTATTGTAAAAGTTTTGATGATAGTTTTGAAGGAAAAATTCTAGCAATCAAAAATGCATTTTTAGAACCAAGTTTGCATTTAAATGATGTATTTTTAAAAGATCTTGAAATGATTATAGCCAGCTATAAAAGAGCCATTAATGTGGCTATTATAGGGCAATTTTCCAGTGGTAAATCCACGCTTTTAAATTTGATTTTACAAAAAGAATGCCTGCCAACAGGTGTGGTGCCAGTGACTTTTAAGCCTACTTTTTTACGCTATGCTAAGGAGTATTTTTTAAGAGTTGAATATGAAGATGGCAGTGATGAGATTGTTGATATAGATGAGCTTGTTAAATTTAGCGATCAAAGAAATGAGTTAAAAGAAACTAAAAGCTTACACCTTTTTGCACCTATTGAGCTTTTAAAAGATATCACGCTTATAGACACCCCGGGTCTAAACGCAAACACCACTGATACACTAACTACTTTTAAAGAGCTTTCTTTTATGCATAGTGCTATTTGGCTTAGTTTGATTGATAATGCAGGTAAAAAAAGCGAAGAAGATGCTATAAAAGCAAATACCAAGCTTTTAGAGCGTGGCGGTATTTGCGTGCTAAATCAAAAAGATAAGTTAAGTCAAGATGAGCTAGAAAATGTTTTAAATTATGCTCATTTAGTTTTTGATAAGTATTTTGAAAAAATCATCGCAATTTCATGTAAAGAAGCAAAATTTGATTTGCAAAAGTCAAATTTACCTTTACTTTATGAGTATTTAAAAGAGCTTGATTATGAGTGTATTAAAAAAGATTTTATTAAAGAAAAACTTAGTAATTTATGCGAGCTTTTGTCAAATCAATATGATTTGTTTCAAAATGCACTAGAGCAATTAGAGCTTAAATTTAATGCTATCTTACAAACCTTTGAAGCAAGCAAGCTAGAGCAGAAAATCAAAATTTTAAATCATAATTGTTTGGATAAATTAAAGCTTGTTGGAGAAAAAATTTCTCAAGAAATTTTAAAATTTATCAAAGAAAAAGATAGTAGCTATTATAAAGAAGCTAAGGGTTTATTTAAGAAAAATCTTTATGAAAAAGTCGCTTATAAAGCTCCGTATCTTTCAAGCGATGATGCATTTTTGGCTATGTTTTATAATTCTGAAGTAATGAATAAGGAATTTAAAAAATTAAAAAATGAAATCACTTTAGAATTTAGTCAAATCAAAGATGATTTTTCCTTATTTTTTACTATTTTAGAAGAGCAAATTTTGCTTTTTAAAGCTCAATTTTCAAATTTACAAAAAGAAAATGCCTTAGAAAGTGAAAAAGAATTTGCTAGTTTTAGAAGCTTTGCTAGTGCTAGCGAGGAGCTTTTTTTAAAAGATTTTAAGCAATTATTATTTAAAAGCCAACTTGAACTTGATTTATTTTTAGAAAAGCTTAATCTAAAAGCTTTAGCAAATTATGAAAGTGCTACTAAGCTTACTTTGGGATTTTTTAGTGCTAAAATGAATGCGAGTAAAGAATTTTACGAGCTTGATAGCACTGAGTTTAGCTTGTATCATCCAAAAGCAAGTGAAGTTCACCAAAGAGTATTAACCGAACTTAATGTATATGAATTTGAAGATTTGCTTTTAAATAAGCCTGTAGTTTTAAAAATTTATAAAAATTATATGCAAAGCTTTGTTGATTTTGCAGAAGCTAAAAGGCAGATTATTTTGAATTTAAAAAGTGAATTTGATGCTAAAAAATCAATGATTTCTAGCATCAAATCTCAAATTTCTAAGCTTTAAAAATTTTTTCTAAGTGCGTTTTGTAATTTGTGAAATATTCTTGCACTTGAGGATTTTTAATCACATCATTACAAATAAAAGTAGGTAGTGCTTTCATACCCAGAAATTGATTTGCCTTATGTAAATGTAAATATACTCCATCTACACCTACACCTTCAAAAAACTGCTCTTTATCAGTAAAAGCTTGTATTGGAGCATTCCAGGTAAGAGAAAGCATATATTTTTTATCTTGTAAAAGTCCACCGCTTCCATATTTTTTATTTACATCATTTCTACTTCTTCCATCACTTGTATAAAGTTTTCCATGACCTGCTGTGAAAACATCATCAATATATTTTTTCACTATCCAAGGCTCTCCCATCCACCAACCAGGCATTTGCCAAATCAAAACATCGGCATTTAGAATTTTTTCTACCTCATCTTCTATGATATAGCCTTGATCTATGTGTGTTTGTTGGGTTTGTAAGCCAAGTTCTTGTAAGGTTTTAAGTGCAACTTCATGCAAGCTTGTATTTAGTCTTCCTTTAGAGTGTCCAAAGTCTTTTGCACCATTTAATAACAATATTTTTTTCATACCCATCCTTTGTATTTTAGAAATTATAATTTTAACTATAATTTTATGTCAATACTGAGATTTATGTAAGATACTATATTATAGTAAAGTTTAAAAAGTAATTATGTTACTTTTTATAGTTTATTTTTTGAAAATCATACAAAAATTATATTATTTTTTTTATTTAAGATCAGATTAAAAAAGTAAGGAATAGAATGGATATAAGTTGATATTGTCAATAAAAAGGAGGAGAATATGCAAGATAATGTTATCGATCGTAGAAATTTTTTCAAATTAAGTCTTTTGAGTGGTGGTGTGGTCGCTGTTAGCACCATAAGTGGTGGAGCTATATTACATGCTACGGAATTAACTCATGTACATAAGAAAACACAAGAAAGTTCAAATAAAATAAGAGGAAAAATGTTTTTTCAAGTGCAGACTGATTTTGATAATCTAAGTGCAGCGTGTGAGAGAATTTATCCAAAAGATGAGCAAGGAGAGGGTGCTATAGGTTTAGGTGTGCCTTATTTTATTGATAATCAATTGGCTTCAGCTTATGGCTATAATGATAGAGAATACCTACAAGGACCATTCATAGAAGGAATTGCCGAGCAAGGTTATCAAACTCCAATGAGGCGTAATGAGATTTTTTTAGAGGGTGTTAAAGCTTTAGAAGCAATATCTCAAAAGCGTTACAAAAAAACTTTTTCATCTTTAAAAGGAGTTGAGCAAGATAAAATTTTGGTTGATTTGGAAAAAAACAAAATTGATTTCATAGGATTTAAATCTTCTGAATTTTTTACTTTTTTAAGGGATATGACAATAGCTGGAGTTTTGTCTGATCCAATTTATGGCGGCAATGATAATAAAAATGGATGGAGAATGATGCAATATCCTGGTGCTCAAATGAGTTATATTGACAAGATCACAAGTGATGAGTTTTTTGACATAGAGCCTATGAGCTTAGCTGATATGGAAGGATAGATTATGGCGGAAGTATTAAAAAAAGTAGATGTGGTAACAGTAGGGGCTGGTTGGACAGGTGGTATAGTTGCAGCAGAACTTACCAAGGCTGGCTTGAATGTACTGAGCTTAGAGCGTGGTATGATGCAAACTACGGAAAATTTTGCAATGATTCACGATGAGTGGAGATATGGTATTAACTATGGTTTAATGCAAGATTGCTCAAAAGATACAGTAACTTTTCGCCATAATGTTAATGGTTTAGCCTTACCATATAGAAAAATGGGATCTTTTTTACTTGGAAGTAATGTTGGCGGTGCAGGGGTTCATTGGAATGGTTGGACCTTTAGGTTTTTACCTTATGATTTTGAGATTAAAACAAAAAGTTTTGAAAGATATGGTAATAAATTAGGTAATGATTATACCTTACAAGATTGGGGTTTAACCTATAAAGACATGGAGTCTTATTATGACAAGTTTGAAAAAACCTGTGGAATTTGTGGAGAAGAAAACCCACTTGCTGAAAAAATGGGTTTGTTTAGATCAAGTCCTTATCCACAAGAACCTTTAGAAAATACTAAAATGCTTAAACGCTTCGAAAAAGCTGCAAAAGAAATGAAATTACATCCATTTAGATTACCTGCGGCTAATTCAAAAGGTGGTTATACTAATCCAGATGGTCAAGATCTAGCCCCATGTCAATATTGTGCTTATTGTGAGCGTTTTGGTTGTGAGTATGGTGCTAAGGCTAGTCCTATTAATACTGTCATACCTAAAGCCATGAGCACAGGAAAATATACTATAAGAACTCATAGTAATGTTATAGAAATATTAAAAAAAGATGGCAAAGCTACAGGAGTTAGGTTTGTAGATACTAGAACTATGAAAGAGTATATTCAGCCAGCAGATATTGTAGTGCTTACAAGTTATATGTTTAACAATGCTAAGCTTTTAATGGTAAGTGATATAGGTGAGCAATATGATCCAAATACAGGCAAAGGAACTTTAGGTAAAAACTATTGTTATCAAATCAATATGGGAACAACAGCGTTTTTTGATGAGCAATTTAATACATATATGGGTTCAGGTGCTTTGGGTACAACTTGTGATGATTATAATGGGGATAATTTTGACCACTCAAAAGAGAAGTTTTTGCATGGAGCTATGATTTATAGTGTGCAACTTGGAAATCGTCCTATTCAATCAGCTCCAGTGCCAAAAGGGACTCCAAATTGGGGAGCTAAATTTAAAAAAGCTTTAAATTATAATTTTACAAGAGCTATTACAGTAGGAGGACAAGGAGCATCTTTGCCACACAAAAGCAATTATTTGAGTTTAGATCCAACCTATAAAGATGCTTTTGGAATGCCACTAATAAGACTTACTTATAATTTTACAGAGCAAGATCGTGCTTTGCATAAATTTATAACAGATAAAACAGCTGAAGTAGCTAAAAAAATGCAAGGAGTGAGATCGATTAAAAAAGGAGCATACTTGAAAGATTATAGTGTAGTGCCTTATCAATCTACGCATAATACAGGCGGAACTACAATGGGTGCTGATCCTCAAACAAGTGTTGTTAATACTTACTTACAACATTGGGATATGGATAATCTTTTTGTTGTTGGTGCAGGAAATTTTCAGCACAATAGTGGATATAATCCTACTGATACAGTTGGAGCTTTGGCTTACCGTTGTGCAGAGGGTATTTTAAAATATCATAAAAATGATAGACAATTAGTATAGATATACTTGAAGCATTTTGCTTCAAGTATTATTTTTCGCTACTATCTTTTTCTTTTTTCTTTTTCCACAAATGAAGCGCAGCTCCACATGCACCACCAACAATAGCGGCAATGATAAGATTTGTGATAAAATCCATAATTTTCCTTTTTAAAAATTGTTTTTGTTTTGATAAAAAACGATTTTGGATTATAATATAAAAAGCATAATACTATATTAAAGGAAAGTATATGGAAGAAAAGTGTGATTTTACAGAATGCGGGTTTAATTATACATTATCTTTGATTTCGGGTAAGTATAAGATGAGTGTTTTGTATTGTTTATTTCGCTATGAAGTAGTAAGATATAATGAACTTAAAAGATATCTTGGCAATATTTCTTTTAAGACTTTAACGCACACTTTAAGAGAGCTTGAAAATGATGATTTAATCACACGTAAAGAATACCCACAAATCCCTCCAAAAGTAGAATACCGCCTTGCTAAAAAAGGTCAAAGTTTAATTCCTATTTTACAAGCAATGTGTGATTGGGGTGAGATAAATCAAAAGGAAGAAAAATGATAGAATTATTAGATGGTATAAATTTAGAAAAATACATGGGCACATGGTTAGAAATGGCTAGAAAACCTGCCTTTTTTCAAAAAACTTGCAAAAGCGCTAAGGCAGAATATGAGCTAGAGTATGAAGGCTCTACACCTATAATTAAAGTCAAAAATATATGCACTAAAGAAAATGGAGAAATCTCTCAAGCAAATGGCAAAGCAAGGGTAAAATCTCCAAGGACTTTGGCGGTTAAATTTAGTATTTTTATGAATGTTTTTAACAAACCAAATTATGAGATTGTTTACATTGATACAAATTATCAAGTTTCTATCGTAGGTAGTCCTGATAAAAAATATTTATGGATTTTATCAAGACAAATTTTAGCAAAAGAGCAAATAAACTCTTTGCTTGAAATAGCCAAGCAAAGAGGTTTTGATATAAGTGATGTGATTTTTGATGAGTATTAATCTTCTGTGCTCATATCGATTACATAGCGGAATTTGGCTTTTCCTGAAGTGAGATTTTCATAAGCTTTGTCAATCTCGCTTGGTTTGATGAGTTCAATTTCAGGATAAATTCCATGTTCTAAAGAAAAATCAAGCATTTCTTGAGTTTCTTTAATACCACCAATAAGCGAACCATATACTTTTTTACCTGCTTTAAATACAAAATGAATAATGTTAATGCTAGGACTTACTTCATGTGGAGGTAATCCTACTATAGCCATTTCACCACCAAATTTTAGTAAATCCATATAAGCTAGCGGATCATAAGGGGTTGGTATGGTGGAGATGATGAGGTCAAATCTTTCTTTTACTACACTTTTATCAGTACTAGTATAAAAATTACTTACACCCATAGCTAGAGCTTCTGCTTTTTTGTTTTCATTTCTTGCAAAAACACTTACTTTTGCACCCATTTTCACAGCATATTTTACTGCCATCATACCAAGCCCACCAAATCCTGCTATAGCTACGCTTGAGCCTTCTTTGATATTTGAAAATTTAAGCGGTGAATAGGTAGTAATGCCTGCACAAAGTAAAGGTGCTACTTTTTCAAGTGGAGCATTTTTTGGTACATTGATAGCAAATTTTTCACTTACTACGATGTTGTTTGAGTAGCCTCCATAGGTGTTTTCATTGTCATGAAATACATCTTTGCAGTTATAAGTAAATATGGTTTTGCCATTTTCGCAAAATTGTTCTTGAGATTTTTTGCATGCTTCACACTCTCCACATGAATTTACCATGCACCCAACTCCAGCTAAATCGCCTACTTTAAATTTACTCACATTTTCACCTACCGCGATAACTTCACCTGCTATCTCATGTCCGGGTACACAAGGATAGGTTGCTTCACCCCATTCGCTTCTTGCGGTGTGAATGTCACTATGGCAAATTCCTGCGTATTTGATAGCGATTAAGATATCATTTTTGCCTATTTTATGGCGTGTAAATTCAAAAGGTGTGAATTTAGAATCTTTGCTAAGCATAGCATAACCTTTGCTTTTAACACGACCATTTTCTAAAAAGATTTTTGAGTCCATTTTCTCTCCTTTGTGGTTTTTAAAATTATAAACTAATTAAGGTAAATTAAATTAGGGTTTTATGGATTTATCTATTTTGTTTCAATTTTTGCATATAAACTATAAATTTCTATTATATGTTAAGATCTTTATGTTAATTGGTAATTTTTTATACTTTATAACGTATTTTCGTACTTTATATATGTTTTTATCTACAAAAGGAAGTAAAAATTTACTTCCTAAAAGTTATTATACTGAGAAGAAAATTTAGCAAGTTTTGTATATAGAAAAGCTTAGAAAATTTTTTCTAAAATACTAAATTTATGTTAAAAATCATTTTAAGCTTGCTTTTTATTGAAAATCAGGTTGTTATTAATAAAAATTATAATTATTTTCCTACCCTTTCAGCTGCTTCACCCTTATAACGATCGCCTTTAATTTCTATCT
It includes:
- a CDS encoding GMC family oxidoreductase, producing the protein MAEVLKKVDVVTVGAGWTGGIVAAELTKAGLNVLSLERGMMQTTENFAMIHDEWRYGINYGLMQDCSKDTVTFRHNVNGLALPYRKMGSFLLGSNVGGAGVHWNGWTFRFLPYDFEIKTKSFERYGNKLGNDYTLQDWGLTYKDMESYYDKFEKTCGICGEENPLAEKMGLFRSSPYPQEPLENTKMLKRFEKAAKEMKLHPFRLPAANSKGGYTNPDGQDLAPCQYCAYCERFGCEYGAKASPINTVIPKAMSTGKYTIRTHSNVIEILKKDGKATGVRFVDTRTMKEYIQPADIVVLTSYMFNNAKLLMVSDIGEQYDPNTGKGTLGKNYCYQINMGTTAFFDEQFNTYMGSGALGTTCDDYNGDNFDHSKEKFLHGAMIYSVQLGNRPIQSAPVPKGTPNWGAKFKKALNYNFTRAITVGGQGASLPHKSNYLSLDPTYKDAFGMPLIRLTYNFTEQDRALHKFITDKTAEVAKKMQGVRSIKKGAYLKDYSVVPYQSTHNTGGTTMGADPQTSVVNTYLQHWDMDNLFVVGAGNFQHNSGYNPTDTVGALAYRCAEGILKYHKNDRQLV
- a CDS encoding dynamin family protein — encoded protein: MQNDLINDFLKAYENAYCKSFDDSFEGKILAIKNAFLEPSLHLNDVFLKDLEMIIASYKRAINVAIIGQFSSGKSTLLNLILQKECLPTGVVPVTFKPTFLRYAKEYFLRVEYEDGSDEIVDIDELVKFSDQRNELKETKSLHLFAPIELLKDITLIDTPGLNANTTDTLTTFKELSFMHSAIWLSLIDNAGKKSEEDAIKANTKLLERGGICVLNQKDKLSQDELENVLNYAHLVFDKYFEKIIAISCKEAKFDLQKSNLPLLYEYLKELDYECIKKDFIKEKLSNLCELLSNQYDLFQNALEQLELKFNAILQTFEASKLEQKIKILNHNCLDKLKLVGEKISQEILKFIKEKDSSYYKEAKGLFKKNLYEKVAYKAPYLSSDDAFLAMFYNSEVMNKEFKKLKNEITLEFSQIKDDFSLFFTILEEQILLFKAQFSNLQKENALESEKEFASFRSFASASEELFLKDFKQLLFKSQLELDLFLEKLNLKALANYESATKLTLGFFSAKMNASKEFYELDSTEFSLYHPKASEVHQRVLTELNVYEFEDLLLNKPVVLKIYKNYMQSFVDFAEAKRQIILNLKSEFDAKKSMISSIKSQISKL
- a CDS encoding NAD(P)H-dependent oxidoreductase; amino-acid sequence: MKKILLLNGAKDFGHSKGRLNTSLHEVALKTLQELGLQTQQTHIDQGYIIEDEVEKILNADVLIWQMPGWWMGEPWIVKKYIDDVFTAGHGKLYTSDGRSRNDVNKKYGSGGLLQDKKYMLSLTWNAPIQAFTDKEQFFEGVGVDGVYLHLHKANQFLGMKALPTFICNDVIKNPQVQEYFTNYKTHLEKIFKA
- a CDS encoding fumarate reductase flavoprotein subunit, translating into MNIQYSDALVIGGGLAGLRAAIEVAKSGQSVTLLSICPVKRSHSAAVQGGMQASLGNSVKGEGDNEDVHFADTVKGSDWGCDQEVARMFAQTAPKAVRELAAWGVPWTRVTKGPRTVVINAQKTTIEEKEEAHGLINARDFGGTKKWRTCYIADATGHCMLYGVANEAIKHQVKIIDRMEAVRIIHDGKKCLGAIARDLTNGELIAYVARGTMIATGGYGRIYKQTTNAVICEGTGAAIALETGLCRLSNMEAVQFHPTPIVPSGILLTEGCRGDGGILRDVDGYRFMPDYEPEKKELASRDVVSRRMMEHIRKGKGVKSPYGDHLWLDISILGRAHVEKNLRDVQDICKTFNGIDPADEGPKGWAPVLPMQHYSMGGIRTKPTGESQWLNGLFACGEAACWDMHGFNRLGGNSCSETVVAGMIVGDYFAQYCKENGNDIDTNIVKSFLSKEYDYLKSLVSKEGKHDVFEIKNRMKDIMWEKVAIFRTGQGLEEAVKELEELYQKSLDLKVHDKELKCANPELEEAYRVPRMLKIALCVAYGALLRTESRGAHYREDYPKRDDLNWMKRTNTYWVEGESMPRVEYEDLDIMKMEIPPAFRGYGAKGNIIENPLSEKRQAEVDAIREKMEAEGKGRYEIQHALMPYELQAKFKAPNQRIGVDYE
- a CDS encoding fumarate reductase iron-sulfur subunit, producing the protein MSRKLTIRAFKYNPLSKISKPHFVTYELEETPFMTIFVCLTQIREKMDADLSFDFVCRAGICGSCAMMINGKPKLACKTLTKDYPDGVIELMPLPAFRHIKDLSVNTGEWFDGMCKRVESWVHNEKETDISKLEERIEPEVADETFELDRCIECGICVASCATKLMRPDFIAATGLLRTARYLQDPHDHRTIEDFYELVGDDDGVFGCMSLLACEDNCPKELPLQSKIAYMRRQLVAQRNK
- a CDS encoding dynamin family protein, whose amino-acid sequence is MSLKETNNPSPQEKGALKTLLKQIWQNHNVYLDTNTLFDESLIDTQKAAIILSTNLDNYERFGALNEFKSLMKSLNLRLDLYGIQYAQVCFINALNLGILDKNELLKALEELQKITNNSLIYTFISRQKVIQKDYKQEVKNSHQTLDLINQNLQELCEDEKVQKLLQEALVKFSNIDFSIAVTGVVNAGKSSMLNALLKKDFLGVSNVPETANLSVLKYGKEQKAKIYFWSEEEWQDILKSSKDNQDMQELIKQLEQNFNLNEYIEKENKNIEIKIEELKNYTSAKNKISALIKKIELFASLDFLKDNVCIVDTPGLDDMIIQRELLTKAYISKADFLIHLMNASQSLSQKDCDFIIECLLTSRVSKLLIVLTKADLLSQKDLQEVISYTKNKLKENLAQKQLSQELLDNVDFVCISSKLANDFYQKRGGNLEQSNILTLEELIAKSLYDKNKIALSAYKKELLLHLEKIEEKIKFSNKMLNYESFELDKQNQTIINDFKTKKEKLTQVKAELSAIFNKKDENTQEILTLLYLLAKKLKEKLIDELKYNQNNKIKNNTQRLNTIIDTTLKDGIFDLLRELKQQSEYKINELKTTLSVKYDFLKAILEQNCDDFKSKVEAKIEGIFTNDLFMTLKAELLKNLESTQDIYKLESFLENQILEKLQTFNIEKIALDLKNNQEFFANLELSLNLYEKEQEDQIKDLKDLILQIEQNEQNSKELLEKNNIKLQSLKTIKTELLNAK
- a CDS encoding gluconate 2-dehydrogenase subunit 3 family protein, with the translated sequence MQDNVIDRRNFFKLSLLSGGVVAVSTISGGAILHATELTHVHKKTQESSNKIRGKMFFQVQTDFDNLSAACERIYPKDEQGEGAIGLGVPYFIDNQLASAYGYNDREYLQGPFIEGIAEQGYQTPMRRNEIFLEGVKALEAISQKRYKKTFSSLKGVEQDKILVDLEKNKIDFIGFKSSEFFTFLRDMTIAGVLSDPIYGGNDNKNGWRMMQYPGAQMSYIDKITSDEFFDIEPMSLADMEG